A region from the Mucilaginibacter sp. CSA2-8R genome encodes:
- the topA gene encoding type I DNA topoisomerase, which translates to MAKNLLIVESPAKAKTIEGYLGKDFTVKSSYGHIRDLVKSEDAIDIPNNFAQRYEVPADKKQIVSELKKLAKEAEMVWLASDEDREGEAISWHLFETLGLKENKTKRIVFHEITKPAIMRAIDNPRTIDYNLVNAQQARRVLDRLVGFELSPVLWKKVKPSLSAGRVQSVAVRLIVEREREINKFKPEAAYRIVAIFGKGREAFKAELPERFTQQQEAEQFLKDCVNAAFTVKSLDTRPTKRSPAAPFTTSTLQQEASRKLGFSVSRTMSVAQRLYESGKITYMRTDSVNLSDTALNAAQQEITSSYGEKYHQSRKYKTKSASAQEAHEAIRPTYFNEHTVDGENAEKRLYELIWKRAIASQMSEAQFEKTTAKIDVSTRSEDLVANGEVMKFDGFLKVYLESNDDEDDNNQDGDNAILPPLNKGQQLALQEMTATERYSRPPARYTEASLVKKLEELGIGRPSTYAPTISTVQNRGYVVKEDRDGKTRNFKVLTLKDQHIKLDEKTENTGAERGKLFPTDIGAVVNDFLVQHFKGIVDFHFTANVEKQFDEIAQGLKEWTAMIKNFYYPFHEGVESTIQTADKARGERDLGVHPESGKKMSVRIGRYGPFVQLGDSDNEEEKPQYASLRTGQMIETITLEDALELFKLPKKVGLYEDKEMTVAIGKFGPYIRHNSSFYSLPKGVDPMSVTEQQAIEIIDEKRKKDAEKLIKTFEENADVKILNGRWGPYIEFEKLNVKIPKGKEPLELTFEECKALAEATEKEGKKPNGKKSAAKKPVAKKPAAKKAAKAK; encoded by the coding sequence ATGGCTAAAAATCTACTCATTGTTGAATCTCCGGCTAAAGCCAAAACGATTGAAGGGTACCTGGGCAAAGACTTTACTGTAAAGTCGAGCTATGGTCATATCCGGGATTTGGTAAAATCCGAGGACGCCATCGATATACCCAATAACTTTGCACAAAGGTATGAGGTACCTGCCGATAAAAAGCAGATTGTTAGTGAGTTAAAGAAATTAGCTAAAGAAGCCGAAATGGTTTGGTTAGCTTCCGATGAGGACCGGGAGGGTGAAGCGATCTCCTGGCACCTGTTCGAAACCTTAGGCTTAAAAGAAAACAAAACCAAGCGCATCGTTTTTCATGAAATTACCAAGCCTGCCATTATGCGGGCTATTGACAACCCGCGTACTATCGATTATAACCTGGTAAATGCCCAACAGGCACGCCGGGTACTTGACCGGTTAGTGGGTTTTGAACTGTCGCCCGTGTTATGGAAAAAAGTAAAGCCATCACTATCTGCGGGCCGGGTACAATCGGTAGCGGTAAGGTTGATTGTTGAGCGCGAACGCGAAATTAATAAATTTAAACCCGAGGCTGCCTACCGTATCGTAGCCATATTTGGTAAAGGCCGTGAGGCGTTTAAGGCCGAACTGCCCGAACGCTTTACTCAACAACAGGAGGCAGAGCAGTTTTTGAAAGATTGTGTTAACGCAGCTTTCACAGTTAAGTCGCTTGATACACGGCCAACCAAGCGCTCGCCTGCCGCACCCTTCACTACGTCAACCTTGCAGCAAGAGGCCAGCCGTAAGTTAGGGTTTTCGGTATCGCGCACTATGTCGGTCGCTCAGCGGTTGTACGAGTCGGGTAAAATTACCTACATGCGTACTGATAGTGTTAATTTATCTGACACTGCCTTAAATGCTGCGCAACAGGAGATTACATCATCATACGGCGAAAAGTATCATCAGTCGCGTAAATATAAAACAAAGTCGGCAAGTGCTCAGGAAGCTCACGAAGCCATCCGCCCTACTTACTTTAATGAGCATACCGTTGATGGCGAAAACGCCGAGAAACGCTTGTACGAGTTGATCTGGAAAAGAGCTATTGCCTCGCAAATGAGCGAAGCACAGTTCGAAAAAACGACGGCTAAAATTGATGTGTCTACCCGTAGCGAAGATTTGGTAGCTAATGGTGAAGTGATGAAGTTTGATGGCTTCCTGAAAGTTTATCTTGAATCTAACGATGACGAGGATGATAACAACCAGGATGGTGACAATGCCATACTGCCGCCGTTAAACAAGGGCCAACAACTGGCCTTGCAGGAAATGACAGCTACTGAGCGTTACTCTCGCCCGCCTGCACGTTATACTGAGGCCAGCTTGGTAAAAAAACTGGAAGAGTTGGGTATCGGTCGTCCGTCTACCTATGCGCCAACCATTTCTACGGTACAAAACCGCGGTTATGTGGTTAAAGAAGACCGCGACGGCAAAACCCGCAACTTTAAGGTATTAACGTTAAAAGACCAGCACATTAAGCTGGATGAAAAAACCGAAAATACAGGTGCCGAACGCGGCAAGCTCTTCCCTACCGATATTGGCGCTGTGGTGAATGACTTTTTAGTACAGCACTTTAAAGGTATTGTTGATTTTCATTTTACCGCCAATGTGGAGAAGCAATTTGACGAGATTGCCCAAGGCTTGAAAGAGTGGACGGCCATGATAAAAAACTTCTATTACCCTTTTCATGAGGGGGTAGAAAGCACCATACAAACAGCCGACAAAGCTCGAGGCGAACGCGACTTGGGTGTGCACCCCGAAAGTGGCAAAAAAATGTCGGTACGCATTGGCCGCTATGGTCCGTTTGTGCAACTTGGCGATAGTGATAATGAGGAAGAGAAACCTCAGTATGCCAGCCTACGCACCGGGCAAATGATAGAAACCATTACGCTCGAAGATGCGCTGGAACTGTTTAAACTACCTAAAAAGGTAGGCTTATACGAAGATAAGGAAATGACGGTAGCCATTGGTAAGTTTGGTCCGTACATCAGGCATAACAGCAGCTTTTATAGTTTGCCTAAAGGCGTTGACCCAATGAGCGTAACCGAACAGCAGGCCATCGAAATTATTGATGAGAAACGCAAGAAAGACGCTGAAAAGCTTATCAAAACTTTTGAAGAAAATGCCGACGTTAAGATATTAAACGGACGTTGGGGTCCTTACATTGAGTTTGAGAAGCTTAACGTAAAGATTCCTAAAGGCAAAGAACCACTGGAACTTACTTTTGAAGAGTGCAAGGCACTGGCCGAAGCCACAGAGAAAGAAGGAAAGAAACCTAACGGAAAAAAATCAGCAGCCAAAAAACCTGTTGCTAAGAAACCGGCAGCCAAAAAAGCAGCCAAAGCAAAATAA
- a CDS encoding 3'-5' exonuclease, translating to MLEHLEWNNVMVIDIETVPQYSSFDQVPHHMQELWDKKTQKQRPPDESPAEFYKCAGIQAEFGKIICLSAGVFTKNGDFRIKSFASHDEASLLRKFSDMLANRSPKLILCGHNAKEFDIPYICRRLLINGIQLPAQLHISGKKPWEICHLDTMELWKFGDFKNYTSLNLLAAIFGIPTPKDDIDGSQVAHVYWIDNQLERICNYCQKDVITTAQVLKRFKGEPLLTPEQITVVDQELNSPINFGSFNAN from the coding sequence ATGCTGGAACATCTGGAGTGGAATAATGTGATGGTGATAGATATCGAAACGGTACCGCAGTACAGCAGTTTTGACCAGGTACCGCATCACATGCAGGAGTTGTGGGATAAAAAGACCCAAAAGCAGCGCCCTCCCGACGAAAGTCCGGCCGAGTTTTACAAATGTGCCGGTATACAAGCCGAGTTTGGCAAAATCATCTGCTTGTCGGCTGGAGTATTCACCAAAAACGGCGATTTCAGAATAAAATCTTTTGCTTCGCATGATGAGGCATCTCTACTCCGCAAATTTTCGGATATGCTGGCCAACCGCTCGCCAAAATTGATACTGTGCGGCCACAATGCTAAAGAATTTGATATACCTTACATTTGCCGCCGTTTGCTTATCAATGGCATCCAACTGCCGGCCCAACTCCATATCTCCGGCAAAAAGCCATGGGAAATATGCCACCTGGACACGATGGAGCTCTGGAAATTCGGTGATTTTAAAAACTATACCTCACTTAATTTACTGGCAGCTATATTTGGTATCCCTACCCCTAAAGACGACATTGACGGCAGCCAGGTAGCCCATGTATACTGGATTGATAATCAGCTGGAACGCATTTGTAACTATTGCCAAAAAGATGTAATTACTACCGCCCAAGTACTTAAACGCTTTAAAGGCGAGCCATTACTCACCCCAGAACAGATAACGGTTGTTGACCAGGAACTAAACTCGCCTATAAACTTCGGTTCTTTTAACGCTAATTAA
- a CDS encoding ABC transporter ATP-binding protein, whose protein sequence is MLEISNLKVQFRTSNGWFEAVKGISFNLAKGQTLGIVGESGSGKSVTALTLMRLLDEQHTQISGEIRFDGMDLRQASEKEMQALRGNRIAMIFQEPMTSLNPVITCGKQVSEAIRLHRKLSKAEAKKEVIDLFNEVQLPRPEAMFDSYPHQLSGGQRQRVMIAMALSCNPEMLIADEPTTALDVTVQKTIIDLLLRLKAERQMSLLFISHDLGVISQIADEVLVMYKGNVVEQAPVKDIFLSPQHPYTHGLLACRPSVTQPLKKLPVIGDFMHVDVHGQLSGTGMAVNSIREQFSYLPDEVDQRRQILYQQAPLLKVENLCTWYPVKSGWFGGSKQYVKAVDDISFDVFPGETLGLVGESGSGKTTLGRSILRLIEPTAGNITFKGANLRELNAAELRQMRKHVQIIFQDPYSSLNPRFTIGQALMEPMQVHNLYNNDTQRKKKVLELLQRVSLLPEHFNRYPHEFSGGQRQRVVIARALALEPEFIICDESVSALDVSVQAQILNLLRQLQQDLGLTYIFISHDLSVIRHISDRIMVINKGRMEEIADTHELFTYPQSAYTKKLIASIPQISITQ, encoded by the coding sequence ATGCTTGAAATCAGTAATTTAAAAGTTCAGTTTCGCACATCCAACGGATGGTTTGAGGCGGTTAAAGGCATTTCCTTTAACCTGGCTAAAGGGCAAACGTTAGGTATTGTGGGCGAATCCGGCTCGGGCAAATCAGTCACAGCGCTCACCCTGATGCGTTTGCTCGACGAGCAGCACACTCAAATTTCGGGCGAGATCCGGTTTGACGGCATGGATTTACGGCAGGCATCCGAAAAAGAAATGCAGGCCCTGCGCGGCAACCGCATAGCCATGATTTTTCAGGAGCCCATGACCTCGCTTAACCCGGTGATTACCTGTGGCAAGCAGGTTAGCGAGGCTATCAGGCTACACCGTAAACTTAGCAAAGCAGAAGCAAAAAAAGAGGTCATTGATTTGTTCAATGAGGTGCAGTTACCCCGCCCCGAAGCTATGTTTGACAGCTACCCGCACCAACTATCGGGAGGGCAGCGGCAACGGGTAATGATAGCGATGGCTTTATCGTGTAATCCCGAAATGCTGATTGCCGACGAGCCTACCACCGCCTTAGATGTAACCGTACAAAAGACTATTATTGATTTACTGCTTAGGCTGAAGGCCGAGCGCCAAATGAGTTTACTGTTTATCTCGCACGATTTAGGTGTCATTAGTCAGATTGCCGACGAAGTTTTGGTAATGTATAAAGGTAATGTGGTTGAACAAGCCCCGGTAAAAGATATATTTTTAAGCCCGCAACATCCCTATACCCACGGCTTGCTGGCCTGCCGGCCTTCTGTAACGCAGCCGCTCAAAAAGCTACCCGTCATCGGCGATTTTATGCATGTTGATGTTCACGGGCAGCTCAGCGGCACCGGCATGGCAGTTAACAGCATCCGGGAACAATTTTCTTATCTGCCTGATGAAGTTGACCAACGCCGCCAGATACTTTACCAACAAGCGCCACTGCTTAAAGTAGAAAACTTATGCACTTGGTATCCGGTTAAATCCGGCTGGTTTGGTGGCTCAAAGCAATACGTAAAAGCCGTTGACGACATCAGTTTTGATGTCTTCCCTGGCGAAACATTGGGATTAGTGGGCGAATCGGGCAGCGGTAAAACCACTTTGGGCCGCAGCATATTACGGTTGATCGAGCCTACCGCTGGCAACATCACTTTTAAAGGTGCCAACCTGCGGGAGCTTAACGCTGCCGAACTAAGGCAGATGCGCAAACATGTTCAAATCATTTTTCAGGATCCTTACTCTTCCCTCAATCCTCGGTTTACCATTGGTCAGGCACTGATGGAGCCTATGCAGGTTCATAACCTGTATAACAACGACACCCAGCGCAAAAAAAAAGTACTGGAGCTATTACAGCGGGTAAGCTTATTGCCTGAGCATTTTAACCGTTACCCTCACGAGTTTTCGGGTGGGCAACGGCAACGGGTGGTTATTGCACGGGCGTTAGCCCTGGAGCCCGAATTTATTATCTGCGATGAATCGGTATCAGCGCTGGATGTATCGGTACAGGCGCAAATACTTAATTTATTAAGGCAGTTGCAGCAGGATTTAGGCCTCACCTACATATTTATCTCGCACGATTTATCCGTCATCAGGCATATATCCGACCGCATCATGGTGATTAACAAAGGCCGGATGGAAGAGATTGCCGATACTCATGAGCTATTTACTTATCCGCAAAGTGCTTACACAAAAAAACTGATTGCCTCTATCCCCCAAATCAGTATTACGCAATAA
- the rnr gene encoding ribonuclease R, with product MANKKNINNSVKQVLTQLVLDVFEQNATETLNYKQVSSKLNIREPESRETILEILKDEARNNVLQEVSPGKFKVLELKTFVEGRVDMTNDGSAFIVTDDEFENDIYVAPRKVRTALNGDRVKVYVYAKNKGKRKEGEVVEIIKRAKMEFTGIVKLSERFAFFIPDDRKMLHDIFIPISDLNGAKNGVKAIAEITDWPPQAKNPIGRVKTILGTQGENDTEMNAILAEYGFPLSFPPEVERDAEAISDVISEEEISKRRNFRDTLTFTIDPFDAKDFDDAISYKKLENGNFEIGVHIADVAHYIIPDSALDKEAFERGTSVYLVDRVIPMLPERLSNGLCSLRPHEDKLCFAAVFEMDESGKVLDQWFGKTIIHSNRRFTYEEVQEIIETGQGDYVQEIQQLNAIAYKLRDAKFKNGAISFESTEVKFKLDEQGKPVGVYVKERKDAHKLIEDFMLLANRKVAEFVSKKGKGKKKYTFVYRAHDAPNPETLGNFAQFAARFGYKISMKSDRDIARSLNHLMHDVEGKKEQNVLTQLAIRSMAKAVYTTKSSSHYGLAFDHYTHFTSPIRRYPDVMVHRLLFHYLNGGESANAEHYEVLCKHSSDMEKKAADAERSSIKYKQAEYLQDNIGTEYNGVISGVTEWGMYVQIIENNCEGMVRLRDISDDFYTLDEKNYAIIGQRKKKVYQLGDEVRIKVKNVDLTKKQIDFSLVLD from the coding sequence ATGGCTAACAAGAAAAATATAAATAATTCTGTTAAACAAGTACTCACCCAGTTGGTACTGGACGTATTTGAGCAGAATGCGACCGAAACGCTTAATTACAAACAAGTATCTTCTAAACTCAATATCCGCGAACCTGAATCGCGCGAAACTATACTGGAAATTTTAAAGGACGAGGCGCGTAATAACGTCTTACAAGAAGTATCTCCCGGCAAATTTAAAGTGCTTGAACTTAAAACGTTTGTTGAAGGGCGGGTAGATATGACCAATGACGGCTCTGCCTTTATTGTGACCGACGACGAGTTTGAAAATGACATTTACGTAGCGCCGCGCAAGGTACGTACCGCGCTGAATGGCGACCGTGTAAAGGTTTATGTATACGCTAAAAATAAAGGCAAACGTAAAGAAGGCGAAGTGGTTGAGATCATTAAGCGCGCCAAAATGGAGTTTACCGGTATTGTAAAACTGTCGGAAAGGTTTGCATTTTTTATACCCGATGACCGTAAGATGCTGCATGACATCTTTATCCCGATAAGCGACCTGAATGGAGCCAAAAACGGGGTGAAAGCCATTGCCGAAATTACCGATTGGCCGCCACAGGCAAAAAACCCGATTGGCCGTGTAAAAACTATTTTAGGCACCCAGGGCGAAAATGATACCGAGATGAACGCCATCCTGGCCGAATACGGTTTCCCGCTATCATTTCCACCTGAGGTAGAGCGTGATGCAGAAGCTATATCCGACGTTATCTCGGAAGAAGAAATCAGCAAGCGGCGCAATTTCAGGGATACGCTAACATTTACCATCGACCCTTTTGATGCTAAAGATTTTGACGATGCTATATCCTACAAAAAGCTGGAGAATGGGAATTTTGAAATTGGTGTTCATATTGCCGACGTAGCCCATTACATCATCCCAGACTCGGCATTGGATAAAGAAGCTTTTGAGCGCGGCACCTCAGTTTACCTAGTAGACCGTGTAATACCAATGCTGCCGGAACGACTGTCTAATGGGTTATGTTCGCTTCGTCCGCACGAAGACAAATTATGTTTTGCAGCTGTGTTTGAAATGGATGAATCTGGCAAGGTGCTTGACCAGTGGTTTGGCAAAACCATCATCCACTCTAACCGCCGTTTTACATACGAAGAGGTGCAGGAGATAATTGAAACCGGCCAAGGCGACTATGTACAAGAAATACAGCAGTTGAATGCCATTGCTTATAAACTACGCGACGCTAAATTTAAGAATGGTGCCATCAGCTTTGAGAGCACCGAGGTTAAATTTAAACTGGACGAGCAGGGCAAACCTGTAGGCGTATACGTTAAAGAACGCAAAGATGCCCATAAATTGATTGAAGATTTTATGCTGCTGGCCAACCGCAAAGTGGCCGAATTTGTGAGCAAAAAAGGCAAAGGCAAAAAGAAATACACCTTTGTTTACCGCGCTCACGACGCACCTAACCCCGAAACCCTGGGCAACTTTGCGCAGTTTGCGGCTCGGTTTGGTTACAAAATCAGCATGAAATCTGACCGGGACATTGCCCGCTCGTTAAACCATTTGATGCATGATGTGGAGGGCAAAAAGGAACAAAATGTATTAACCCAACTGGCCATACGCTCTATGGCAAAGGCTGTGTATACCACCAAAAGCAGCAGCCACTACGGCTTGGCATTTGACCATTACACTCACTTTACCTCGCCCATACGTCGTTACCCCGACGTGATGGTGCACCGCTTGCTGTTCCATTACCTCAACGGTGGTGAATCGGCCAATGCAGAGCATTACGAGGTACTGTGTAAGCACAGTTCAGACATGGAAAAGAAAGCTGCTGACGCCGAACGTTCATCAATTAAATATAAACAAGCCGAATATTTGCAAGACAACATTGGCACCGAATATAACGGCGTTATCTCCGGCGTTACTGAATGGGGCATGTATGTACAGATTATTGAGAATAATTGTGAAGGAATGGTACGGTTACGTGATATATCAGACGACTTTTATACCTTAGACGAGAAAAACTACGCCATTATCGGGCAACGAAAAAAGAAAGTATATCAGTTGGGTGATGAAGTCCGGATTAAGGTAAAAAACGTAGATCTTACTAAAAAGCAAATCGACTTTTCGCTGGTGCTGGATTAA
- a CDS encoding polyprenyl synthetase family protein, with protein MNKIQDLQLLIEKAVSNLNYPASPAELYEPITYILSVGGKRMRPALLLMACDLFGGNVEAALNPALAIEVFHNFTLVHDDIMDNAPLRRGKATVHEKWNTNIGILSGDVMLVEAYKLMMQVETPILRQVLTIFSNTAVGVCEGQQMDMNFELQNEVAIDDYLTMITLKTAVLLGGALKIGALIGGAGDADADSLCTFGEQLGTAFQLQDDILDVYGDPDKFGKQVGGDIISNKKTFLLIKALELAEGDAKKELNRWLQTTDFDNTEKVTAITNLYNQLDVRKHAEKAMQTFAEQAFTALNQLSLPEERKQYLRNFADSLLIREK; from the coding sequence ATGAACAAAATACAAGATTTACAGTTGCTGATTGAAAAAGCAGTCAGCAACCTCAACTACCCTGCCTCTCCTGCCGAATTATACGAGCCTATCACCTACATCTTGTCTGTTGGCGGCAAACGTATGCGCCCTGCCCTGTTGCTTATGGCCTGCGATCTATTTGGCGGAAACGTAGAGGCCGCACTAAACCCCGCACTGGCCATAGAGGTATTTCACAACTTTACCCTGGTGCATGATGACATTATGGATAATGCACCATTACGCCGCGGCAAAGCCACCGTACACGAAAAGTGGAACACCAACATCGGCATCCTCTCGGGCGATGTAATGCTGGTTGAAGCTTATAAGCTGATGATGCAGGTAGAAACCCCTATACTGCGCCAGGTGCTTACCATATTCAGCAATACAGCCGTCGGAGTTTGCGAAGGCCAGCAAATGGACATGAACTTTGAGCTTCAAAACGAGGTGGCCATTGATGACTACCTGACCATGATTACCCTGAAAACGGCCGTCCTGTTAGGTGGAGCACTAAAAATAGGCGCTCTGATTGGCGGTGCCGGCGATGCCGATGCCGACTCACTGTGCACATTTGGTGAGCAGTTGGGCACAGCCTTCCAGCTCCAGGACGACATTCTGGATGTTTACGGCGATCCGGATAAGTTTGGCAAACAGGTAGGCGGCGACATCATTTCCAACAAAAAAACATTTTTACTCATCAAAGCACTGGAACTGGCCGAAGGTGATGCCAAAAAGGAGCTGAATCGCTGGCTGCAGACTACCGATTTTGATAACACTGAAAAGGTAACTGCCATTACTAACTTATACAACCAGTTAGACGTTAGAAAGCACGCTGAAAAAGCCATGCAAACCTTTGCCGAGCAAGCGTTTACTGCCCTTAACCAGTTAAGCCTGCCGGAAGAAAGAAAGCAATACCTGCGGAATTTTGCTGACAGCTTGCTGATTAGAGAAAAATAA
- a CDS encoding energy transducer TonB, producing MNKKFTYLLALALGCCLSVKAQIHSAPPSSTDSVFRRVDQLPQFPGGIKAYYQYLTTSLRYPKAAYDKRLEGRTDVALIIERDGTVTGVKVKNSSGSEDLDAEAVRVISKSPKWVPGVQNGKTVRVAYMLPIVFSLKKP from the coding sequence ATGAATAAGAAATTTACCTATCTGTTAGCGCTGGCGCTGGGTTGCTGCCTCAGCGTAAAAGCACAAATTCATTCGGCACCACCTTCAAGCACTGATAGCGTTTTTCGCCGGGTTGATCAGCTTCCGCAGTTTCCTGGAGGCATTAAAGCTTATTACCAGTATTTAACAACCTCATTAAGATACCCAAAGGCAGCGTATGATAAACGCTTAGAAGGCCGCACCGATGTAGCTTTGATTATTGAGCGTGATGGTACGGTAACCGGAGTAAAAGTAAAAAATAGCAGCGGATCGGAGGATTTGGACGCGGAAGCTGTGAGAGTAATTTCTAAGTCTCCGAAGTGGGTGCCGGGTGTACAGAACGGAAAGACCGTTCGGGTTGCCTATATGCTTCCCATCGTTTTTTCACTAAAAAAGCCATAA